A single Verrucomicrobiia bacterium DNA region contains:
- a CDS encoding helix-turn-helix domain-containing protein has translation MKTKLSARHIFAENLRKARLTKGLSQEDLAELADLHRTYVGSVERAERNVSIDNMERLAAAVEVALPALLQKGKS, from the coding sequence TTGAAAACCAAACTATCAGCCCGCCACATTTTCGCTGAAAACCTACGTAAGGCAAGACTGACGAAGGGACTGTCTCAGGAGGATTTAGCAGAACTGGCAGATTTGCATCGCACTTATGTCGGTTCGGTCGAGCGAGCGGAACGAAATGTCTCGATTGACAATATGGAGCGGTTAGCCGCAGCGGTGGAAGTGGCGCTGCCCGCGTT
- a CDS encoding site-specific DNA-methyltransferase: MILDQHTPAYLTNRGAAYCGDSLDLLTALPDSSVNLVLTSPPFALQREKEYGNKAQREYVAWLANFARLVHRKLKDDGSFVLDLGGAYESGWPTRSLYNFRVPIYFCDELDFHLAEDFYWFNPSKLPSPIEWVNKRKLRAKDAVNTVWWFGKTRSPKANVSKVLTEYSDRMKKLLEDPEGFYTPKKRPSGHDIGKAFGKNNGGAIPPNLLQIPNSESNSSYLRGCKTVGVKGHPARFPAKLPEFFIRFLTEPGDLVVDIFAGSNTTGWVAECEGRQWLAFDERLDYLASSSFRFFSDAATNAELKTAYDAILLGKIADLRRDVFQVVQLTPRNGNVHKPATPTQGVLVLAEAAVGSTQRANYSAEHASSVRGKGSGNARS; this comes from the coding sequence ATGATATTGGACCAACATACGCCTGCCTACCTCACCAACCGAGGTGCGGCGTATTGCGGCGACTCGCTTGATCTGCTCACGGCACTACCGGATTCCAGCGTCAACCTTGTCCTCACCAGCCCGCCGTTCGCCCTCCAGCGTGAGAAAGAATATGGGAACAAAGCGCAGCGAGAATACGTCGCTTGGCTCGCGAATTTCGCTCGACTCGTTCATCGCAAGCTCAAGGACGACGGTAGTTTTGTGCTCGACCTCGGCGGCGCTTATGAATCCGGTTGGCCCACCCGCAGCCTGTACAATTTCCGCGTTCCGATTTATTTTTGTGACGAACTTGATTTCCACCTCGCGGAGGATTTTTATTGGTTCAATCCGTCGAAACTCCCTAGTCCCATCGAATGGGTCAACAAACGCAAACTCCGCGCGAAAGACGCTGTCAACACCGTCTGGTGGTTCGGCAAAACCCGCTCGCCTAAAGCCAATGTGTCCAAAGTGCTCACCGAATACAGCGACCGGATGAAGAAACTACTCGAAGACCCGGAAGGCTTCTACACGCCCAAGAAACGTCCGTCCGGCCACGACATCGGCAAAGCCTTCGGTAAGAACAATGGTGGCGCAATTCCACCCAATCTTCTGCAAATCCCGAACTCCGAGTCCAATAGCAGCTACCTGCGCGGCTGCAAGACGGTTGGCGTGAAAGGTCACCCCGCCCGTTTCCCGGCGAAGCTGCCGGAGTTCTTCATCCGTTTTCTCACCGAACCGGGGGATCTCGTGGTGGACATCTTCGCCGGATCGAACACGACCGGCTGGGTGGCTGAGTGCGAAGGCCGCCAATGGCTCGCCTTCGACGAACGCCTAGATTACCTCGCCTCGTCCTCGTTCCGTTTTTTTTCGGACGCGGCCACGAACGCTGAACTCAAGACTGCATACGACGCGATTCTCCTTGGTAAAATCGCCGATCTGCGGCGCGACGTTTTTCAAGTCGTGCAACTCACGCCGCGCAACGGCAATGTCCACAAACCCGCAACGCCGACGCAAGGAGTGTTGGTACTGGCGGAGGCAGCCGTTGGTTCAACTCAACGAGCAAATTATTCAGCCGAGCATGCTTCATCTGTTCGAGGGAAAGGATCAGGCAATGCCCGCAGTTAA
- the mpl gene encoding UDP-N-acetylmuramate:L-alanyl-gamma-D-glutamyl-meso-diaminopimelate ligase — protein sequence MFAEIQSVHFVGIGGTAMAATAAALQEKGYQVTGSDQNVYPPMSTFLAERQIEVVNGYAERNLAHQPDLVVIGNAISRGNPEAEYALDHKLRFCSLPDLLREFFIRGKRCLVVSGTHGKTTTTSLLAWVFEHNGRNPSFLIGGIPTNLGQGARFTDSEWFIIEGDEYDTAFFDKRSKFIHYLPEVAIVNNLEFDHADIFESLAAVQKTFSHFIRLVPRNGLLLGNGDDPNLAPLLNVSFCPVKRFGLGENNAVRATNIRLGPTASEFEIPSAKFHINLIGELNVRNALAVVAAAKHCGLTNKEIQSAFDTFKGIRRRLEVRGIAGGVTVIDDFGHHPTAIRETLRALRVKYAKEKIWAIFEPRSNTTRRNVFQHELAASFADADGVIIAQIARLELLQPEERLNPEQLMNDLRAGGKNAAYLANAEAIVAHAATQVQPGDVVCVFSNGGFDDIHQKLLARFEQR from the coding sequence ATGTTTGCGGAAATTCAATCAGTTCATTTCGTGGGCATCGGGGGCACGGCGATGGCCGCCACCGCCGCCGCGTTGCAGGAAAAGGGCTATCAGGTCACCGGCTCGGATCAGAACGTTTATCCGCCCATGTCCACGTTCCTGGCCGAGCGTCAGATCGAGGTGGTGAACGGTTATGCGGAGCGCAATCTCGCGCACCAACCCGATCTCGTCGTCATCGGCAACGCCATTTCGCGTGGCAATCCCGAGGCGGAATATGCACTCGATCACAAACTGCGCTTTTGTTCGCTGCCGGATTTGTTGCGCGAGTTTTTCATTCGCGGCAAGCGCTGCCTGGTCGTCAGCGGCACGCACGGCAAAACCACCACGACCTCGTTGCTCGCGTGGGTGTTCGAGCACAATGGCCGCAACCCGAGTTTCCTCATCGGCGGGATTCCGACCAATCTCGGCCAGGGGGCGCGGTTCACAGACAGCGAATGGTTCATCATCGAAGGCGACGAATACGACACCGCGTTCTTCGACAAGCGCAGCAAGTTCATCCATTACCTGCCCGAAGTCGCCATCGTGAACAACCTCGAGTTTGATCACGCGGATATTTTCGAAAGTCTCGCGGCGGTGCAGAAAACATTTTCGCATTTCATCCGGCTCGTCCCGCGCAATGGCCTTTTACTCGGGAACGGTGACGATCCGAATCTCGCGCCGCTGCTCAATGTGAGCTTCTGCCCGGTGAAGCGATTCGGTCTCGGCGAAAACAATGCGGTACGCGCCACCAACATCCGGCTGGGGCCGACGGCGAGCGAGTTTGAAATCCCGAGCGCCAAATTTCACATCAACCTGATCGGCGAACTCAACGTGCGCAACGCGTTGGCGGTGGTCGCCGCCGCCAAACATTGCGGCCTGACCAATAAAGAAATCCAGAGCGCGTTCGACACGTTCAAAGGCATCCGCCGCCGGCTGGAAGTGCGCGGCATCGCCGGGGGGGTGACGGTGATTGACGATTTCGGTCATCATCCGACGGCGATTCGCGAAACGCTCCGCGCGCTGCGGGTGAAGTACGCGAAGGAAAAAATCTGGGCCATCTTCGAGCCGCGCAGCAACACGACGCGTCGCAATGTGTTTCAACACGAACTCGCAGCTTCGTTCGCCGACGCGGACGGCGTCATCATCGCGCAAATTGCGCGTTTGGAATTGCTCCAACCCGAGGAGCGATTGAACCCCGAACAGTTGATGAACGATCTCCGGGCCGGTGGTAAAAACGCCGCTTATCTTGCCAACGCCGAGGCCATCGTGGCGCACGCGGCAACCCAGGTGCAACCGGGCGATGTCGTTTGCGTTTTCAGCAACGGCGGCTTCGATGACATCCATCAAAAACTGCTCGCGCGGTTTGAGCAACGCTAA
- a CDS encoding DUF6036 family nucleotidyltransferase, whose amino-acid sequence MPIVLPDMAGSLNTLTRETILKALQALSDELAQRQVTGELCLFGGTVMVLAFAARPSTKDVDAIFQPTQMIRAAARQIAASNNLPETWLNDAAKGSVSARHETITGSLPQFPHLRLTMPTPEYLLAMKCMASRIGSMAGEADDVTDILFLIRHLKLATAAAVMDIVAAYYPKNQIPVKAQYLVEGLFAEGKV is encoded by the coding sequence TTGCCTATCGTCTTGCCCGACATGGCTGGTTCGTTGAACACGTTGACCCGCGAGACGATTCTGAAGGCGCTGCAAGCGCTCTCGGATGAGTTGGCGCAGCGTCAGGTCACGGGTGAATTGTGCTTGTTCGGCGGCACGGTCATGGTGCTGGCATTTGCGGCCCGACCTTCCACCAAAGATGTGGACGCGATTTTTCAGCCAACTCAGATGATTCGCGCCGCCGCCCGGCAGATCGCCGCCAGCAATAATCTGCCCGAAACGTGGTTGAATGACGCGGCCAAAGGTTCTGTCTCGGCCCGGCATGAAACCATCACCGGCAGTCTGCCGCAATTTCCCCACCTGCGTTTGACCATGCCCACGCCGGAATATCTGCTGGCGATGAAGTGCATGGCCTCGCGCATCGGCTCGATGGCGGGCGAAGCGGACGACGTAACGGACATTCTCTTTTTGATTCGCCACCTCAAGCTGGCAACGGCGGCGGCAGTCATGGACATCGTCGCGGCGTATTATCCCAAAAACCAGATTCCCGTGAAGGCACAATATCTCGTGGAAGGATTGTTCGCGGAGGGCAAGGTATGA